In one window of Cupriavidus necator N-1 DNA:
- a CDS encoding SDR family oxidoreductase produces the protein MRLANKVAIVTGGGSGFGEGIAHTFAREGANVVVADLREEAAERVAAAIRDAGGRARAVRADVSREADTEAMREAALATFGDVHIVVNNAGTTHRNKPILEVTEEEFDRVYAVNLKSIYWSARAFIPHFRQRGGGVFVNIASTAGIRPRPGLVWYNGSKGAVITASKAMAAELGKDNIRVNCVNPVIGATALLEEFMGMPDTPENRAKFLATIPMGRMSTPQDVANACLYLASDEAAFITGTCIEVDGGRCV, from the coding sequence ATGAGACTGGCCAACAAGGTAGCGATCGTCACCGGCGGCGGTTCCGGGTTCGGCGAAGGCATTGCCCACACCTTCGCGCGCGAAGGCGCCAACGTGGTGGTCGCCGACCTGCGCGAGGAAGCCGCCGAACGCGTCGCCGCCGCGATCCGCGACGCCGGCGGCCGGGCCCGCGCGGTGCGCGCCGACGTCTCGCGCGAAGCCGACACCGAAGCCATGCGCGAAGCCGCGCTGGCCACCTTCGGCGACGTGCATATCGTGGTCAACAACGCCGGCACGACCCATCGCAACAAGCCCATCCTCGAAGTCACCGAGGAGGAGTTCGACCGCGTCTACGCCGTCAACCTCAAGAGCATCTACTGGTCGGCGCGCGCCTTTATCCCGCACTTCCGCCAGCGCGGCGGCGGCGTGTTCGTCAATATCGCCTCCACCGCCGGCATCCGGCCGCGCCCAGGCCTGGTCTGGTACAACGGCAGCAAGGGCGCGGTGATCACCGCCAGCAAGGCCATGGCCGCGGAACTCGGCAAGGACAATATCCGCGTCAACTGCGTCAACCCGGTGATCGGCGCCACCGCACTGCTCGAAGAATTCATGGGCATGCCCGATACGCCCGAGAACCGCGCCAAGTTCCTTGCCACCATCCCGATGGGCCGCATGTCGACCCCGCAGGACGTGGCCAACGCCTGCCTGTACCTGGCCTCGGACGAAGCGGCCTTTATCACCGGCACCTGCATCGAAGTGGACGGCGGCCGCTGCGTCTGA
- a CDS encoding hybrid sensor histidine kinase/response regulator translates to MSLNFPVPRDGAAAGAPADACAVPEPAPAPPSASAPAVSDPGAPARDLSGLAWLAPSLRSALEDAAAELGHYVDEVRQAPEALGARDTTSLRLAGQHLHQAAGAVHIVGLRGTDPYCQALRRLLEAIDAGTVAAGPEALAVFRAGVQALAEYVDDLMAGDDEAPLRLFQPYAGVLAHLGEERVHPADLWLDELQMLPGMLLPARGPAAVMRARQQFESALLKALRLPAPCPDAALLREAWLPLCAALDEVRANEQEARRAADHPDRGVWHVLGLAFRALGLGLLPSDLLAKRFAGRANLLLRQYLQGHVRVPQALLNDAVFLLVCTGLARDGAGDGDGLAAPRAVLRADIARTLAAFRLDPAHALANADFRQRYYGWLDPIDTRNLQQAAAGLEHAAAGEPTGWETALAALAEAAQPLGQPALQRCLAQAAMHGGQHHRGEALGASGIALFLARALALPWRVHGQSAHPAAARFAAQCEALATCLADPAASAPAWLAGMVDEARAQALRSEAVTQLRAQLDSGESWLDSFDRNAARAEGVGHLRDACQAFAALGATLAHLQSSAALPAALVDDAAQAAAAVHSVNARLADPGELADASARAALLGEVAAELGAVHAFADALEFGRVRRADTLADAGEPDAPRAAQHPLAAARAAAAEAIQAGPVPDAPPVQRLRAALQALADQATIDDDAALRRQAAEATMQCNAWLAGSDDAAGRLALALAEPAGAAAPAAAPAAAQGLPAAGDKAALDAELLDIFLNEADEVLSGIAGDLGSGVEALHDADTLSRVRRAFHTLKGSSRMVGLHRYGEAAWAVEQVMNLWIAEAREPVPALLSLLRRAHAELSAWVAQLHRDAATWHDIAPLVAAAEAVRDPAAAQAADELPVLPGAAAEALPEPAAETADHTGADAVGHGEDNVIPFRLSGGLSDEDDHYKVIGPVRIGLALYNVYLQEADDLLRQFATDISEWRHEGHPCPSELGLRVAHTLQGSASTVGLEPVREIAEALEALLLQLGSHPVAMHPGDFRLLEQAVERLRGMLHQFAAGVWPDADAGLRRSLVEFGERALLRPRVAVPAPQAPAEPDGSVAQLLGQLSPAQEDQPEPPALPGPEAAQPLATPHDAVVIALPTPHRAPLAPVSDEGGAPDPALVQIFLEEAQGTLPELGKLLRGWEAAPEDSRHGGLVLRALHTLKGSARMAGAMALGQAAHEMETLLDASLRGQGQQAVGPKLFERLYAWYDRILAHVEALPSGRLLPADDPDVVNGLAEVPEDAQADAPLPQADAVVEAVPAASLPAMPGPADVMVAMPPAVPAEPQRALVRVQARALDTLINEAGEVGATRARLDSELEAMRAYLGELNDNVARLRGQLREIEIQAESQMASRIADAQHKQEFDPLEFDRFTRFQELTRMMAESVNDVATVEQNLQRGFDRAAGDLAAQARLTRGMQRGLMQARMVQFDALAERLYRVARQAAAETGKEVRLLIKGGTVEIDRSVLDRMAGPIEHLIRNAVVHGIEAAAPRRAAGKAATGALTLEVQQEGNEVVLHFVDDGGGLDLARIRARAVERCLLAPDDDASEARLTELIFAPGFSTADAVSELAGRGVGMDVVRAETVALGGRITLESKPGQGTTFTVHLPLTTAITQVLVISLGARRYAVPSGMIDQVQQLRAPALLDAYNQGRLTVAGAEVPFFYFGALLEEGNAVAAGRKYSPVVLVRSGAERVAVHVDDVVGNREVVVKHIGPHLARLEGIAGATTLGDGEIVLIYNPVVLAQRLVRERGQLVPQALPQTPALPAVQAQMGAVAELASDGTTEPVRGLAVQPTVMVVDDSLTVRKATQRLLGRAGYQVVLARDGVDALKQLQDVMPDAMLVDIEMPHMDGFDLTRNVRSDARTAHMPLVMITSRTADKHRRYAEEIGVNVYLGKPYNEDELLGTLHRLLGERAAGTAGSVAQMLGDGQAG, encoded by the coding sequence ATGTCCCTGAATTTCCCTGTCCCGCGCGATGGCGCCGCAGCCGGCGCACCGGCTGACGCCTGCGCCGTGCCTGAGCCGGCTCCCGCGCCGCCGTCCGCGAGCGCGCCAGCTGTTTCCGATCCAGGCGCCCCCGCGCGCGACCTGTCCGGCCTGGCGTGGCTTGCGCCGAGCCTGCGCAGCGCGCTGGAAGACGCCGCCGCCGAGCTTGGCCACTATGTCGACGAGGTCCGCCAGGCGCCCGAAGCGCTGGGCGCGCGCGATACCACCTCACTGCGGCTGGCCGGCCAGCACCTGCACCAGGCCGCCGGCGCGGTGCATATCGTCGGGCTGCGCGGCACCGACCCGTATTGCCAGGCCCTGCGCCGCCTGCTCGAAGCCATCGACGCCGGCACCGTTGCCGCCGGCCCCGAGGCGCTGGCGGTATTCCGCGCCGGCGTGCAGGCGCTGGCCGAGTATGTCGACGACCTGATGGCCGGCGACGATGAAGCGCCGTTGCGCCTGTTCCAGCCCTATGCGGGCGTGCTGGCGCACCTGGGCGAAGAGCGCGTGCATCCGGCCGACCTGTGGCTCGATGAGCTGCAGATGCTGCCTGGCATGCTGCTGCCGGCGAGAGGTCCGGCGGCGGTCATGCGTGCGCGCCAGCAGTTTGAGTCAGCCTTGCTCAAGGCATTGCGCCTGCCTGCGCCGTGCCCCGACGCGGCGCTGCTGCGCGAAGCCTGGCTGCCGCTGTGCGCGGCGCTGGACGAGGTGCGCGCCAATGAGCAGGAGGCGCGCCGCGCGGCGGATCATCCGGATCGCGGGGTCTGGCATGTGCTGGGGCTGGCGTTCCGCGCACTGGGCCTTGGCCTGTTGCCTTCCGACCTGCTGGCCAAGCGCTTTGCCGGCCGCGCCAACCTGCTGCTGCGCCAGTACCTGCAGGGCCATGTGCGCGTGCCGCAGGCGCTGCTCAACGACGCGGTGTTCCTGCTGGTCTGCACCGGCCTGGCCCGCGACGGGGCCGGTGACGGCGATGGCCTGGCTGCGCCGCGTGCCGTATTGCGTGCCGATATTGCGCGCACGCTCGCGGCGTTCCGCCTCGACCCGGCACACGCGCTTGCCAATGCGGACTTCCGCCAGCGCTATTACGGCTGGCTCGACCCGATCGACACGCGCAACCTGCAGCAGGCCGCCGCCGGGCTGGAGCACGCCGCCGCCGGCGAACCGACCGGCTGGGAAACCGCGCTGGCCGCGCTGGCCGAAGCCGCGCAGCCGCTTGGGCAGCCGGCGCTGCAGCGCTGCCTGGCGCAGGCGGCCATGCACGGCGGGCAGCATCACCGTGGCGAGGCACTCGGCGCCTCCGGCATCGCGTTGTTTCTGGCGCGCGCGCTGGCGTTGCCGTGGCGCGTGCACGGGCAATCCGCCCATCCGGCGGCGGCGCGTTTTGCCGCGCAGTGCGAGGCGCTGGCGACATGCCTGGCCGATCCCGCCGCGAGCGCGCCCGCGTGGCTTGCGGGCATGGTCGACGAGGCGCGCGCCCAGGCGCTGCGCAGCGAGGCCGTGACGCAGCTGCGGGCGCAGCTGGACAGCGGCGAATCGTGGCTGGACAGCTTCGACCGCAACGCGGCCCGCGCCGAAGGCGTCGGCCACCTGCGCGATGCGTGCCAGGCCTTTGCCGCGCTTGGCGCCACGCTGGCGCACTTGCAGTCGTCCGCCGCGCTGCCTGCAGCGCTGGTGGACGATGCCGCGCAGGCCGCCGCCGCGGTGCATTCCGTCAATGCGCGGCTGGCCGATCCGGGCGAACTCGCCGATGCCAGTGCGCGCGCCGCGCTGCTGGGCGAAGTCGCGGCAGAGCTGGGCGCGGTCCATGCCTTTGCGGATGCGCTGGAATTCGGCCGCGTGCGGCGGGCCGATACGCTTGCCGACGCCGGCGAGCCCGATGCGCCGCGCGCCGCGCAGCATCCGCTGGCCGCCGCGCGCGCCGCCGCGGCCGAGGCGATCCAGGCCGGCCCCGTGCCCGATGCGCCGCCCGTGCAGCGCCTGCGTGCCGCGCTGCAGGCGCTGGCCGACCAGGCCACCATCGACGACGATGCCGCGCTGCGCCGCCAGGCCGCCGAAGCCACCATGCAATGCAATGCCTGGCTGGCCGGCAGCGATGATGCCGCAGGCAGGCTGGCACTGGCACTGGCCGAGCCGGCAGGGGCTGCGGCACCCGCGGCCGCGCCGGCCGCAGCGCAAGGCCTGCCGGCTGCCGGTGACAAGGCGGCGCTGGACGCCGAACTGCTCGACATCTTCCTGAACGAAGCCGACGAGGTGCTGAGTGGCATCGCAGGCGACCTCGGCTCGGGCGTAGAGGCGCTGCACGATGCCGATACGCTCAGCCGCGTGCGGCGCGCCTTCCATACGCTCAAGGGCTCCAGCCGCATGGTCGGCCTGCATCGCTATGGCGAAGCGGCCTGGGCGGTCGAGCAGGTCATGAACCTATGGATTGCCGAGGCGCGCGAGCCGGTGCCGGCGCTGCTGTCGCTGCTGCGCCGCGCGCATGCCGAGCTGTCGGCGTGGGTCGCACAGCTGCATCGCGATGCGGCGACCTGGCACGACATCGCGCCGCTGGTGGCAGCCGCCGAGGCGGTGCGCGACCCGGCCGCCGCGCAGGCCGCGGACGAACTGCCAGTGTTGCCCGGAGCGGCTGCTGAAGCGCTGCCCGAGCCGGCCGCCGAGACTGCCGATCACACCGGCGCCGATGCCGTCGGGCACGGCGAAGACAATGTGATCCCGTTCCGCCTGTCCGGCGGCCTGTCGGACGAGGACGACCACTACAAGGTCATCGGACCGGTGCGCATCGGCCTGGCGCTCTACAACGTCTACCTGCAGGAGGCCGACGACCTGCTGCGCCAGTTCGCCACCGATATCTCCGAATGGCGGCATGAAGGCCATCCGTGCCCGAGCGAACTGGGGCTGCGCGTCGCCCACACGCTGCAGGGCAGTGCGTCCACCGTCGGACTGGAACCCGTGCGTGAGATCGCCGAGGCGCTGGAGGCCCTGCTGCTGCAGCTGGGCTCGCACCCGGTGGCGATGCACCCGGGCGATTTCCGCCTGCTGGAGCAGGCGGTCGAGCGCCTGCGTGGCATGCTGCACCAGTTTGCCGCGGGCGTCTGGCCGGATGCCGATGCCGGCCTGCGCCGCAGCCTGGTTGAGTTTGGCGAGCGCGCGCTGCTGCGTCCGCGCGTGGCGGTGCCCGCGCCGCAGGCGCCGGCCGAGCCGGATGGCTCGGTGGCGCAGCTGCTGGGCCAGTTGTCGCCGGCGCAGGAAGACCAGCCGGAGCCGCCGGCATTGCCCGGGCCGGAGGCCGCACAGCCACTGGCCACGCCGCATGACGCGGTCGTTATCGCGCTGCCGACCCCGCACCGGGCGCCCCTTGCGCCGGTATCGGACGAGGGCGGCGCGCCGGATCCGGCGCTGGTCCAGATCTTCCTGGAAGAGGCACAAGGCACGCTGCCCGAGCTGGGCAAGCTGCTGCGCGGCTGGGAAGCCGCGCCGGAAGACTCGCGCCACGGCGGCCTGGTGCTGCGCGCGCTGCATACGCTCAAGGGCAGTGCGCGCATGGCAGGTGCCATGGCACTGGGCCAGGCCGCGCATGAAATGGAGACGCTGCTCGACGCCAGCCTGCGCGGGCAGGGACAGCAGGCCGTCGGGCCGAAGCTGTTCGAGCGGCTCTACGCTTGGTACGACCGCATCCTGGCGCATGTCGAGGCGCTGCCGTCCGGCCGCCTGCTGCCCGCGGACGACCCGGACGTGGTCAACGGCCTGGCCGAGGTGCCGGAGGACGCGCAGGCCGATGCGCCGCTGCCGCAGGCAGATGCCGTGGTCGAGGCGGTGCCCGCCGCCAGCCTGCCCGCCATGCCGGGGCCGGCAGACGTGATGGTGGCGATGCCGCCGGCCGTGCCTGCCGAGCCGCAACGCGCGCTGGTGCGTGTGCAGGCGCGCGCGCTCGACACGCTGATCAATGAAGCCGGCGAGGTCGGCGCCACGCGCGCACGCCTGGACAGCGAACTGGAGGCGATGCGCGCCTACCTGGGCGAACTGAACGACAACGTCGCGCGCCTGCGCGGGCAGTTGCGCGAAATCGAGATCCAGGCGGAATCGCAGATGGCATCGCGCATTGCCGACGCGCAGCACAAGCAGGAATTCGATCCGCTCGAGTTCGACCGCTTCACGCGCTTCCAGGAGCTGACGCGGATGATGGCTGAGTCGGTCAACGACGTGGCCACCGTCGAGCAGAACCTGCAGCGCGGCTTTGACCGCGCCGCCGGCGACTTGGCCGCGCAGGCGCGCCTGACGCGCGGCATGCAGCGCGGGCTGATGCAGGCGCGCATGGTGCAGTTCGACGCGCTGGCCGAGCGCCTCTATCGCGTGGCACGCCAGGCCGCGGCCGAGACCGGCAAGGAAGTGCGCCTGTTGATCAAGGGCGGCACCGTGGAAATCGACCGCTCGGTGCTGGACCGCATGGCCGGCCCGATCGAGCACCTGATCCGCAATGCGGTGGTGCACGGCATCGAAGCCGCCGCGCCGCGCCGCGCCGCGGGCAAGGCCGCCACCGGCGCGCTGACGCTGGAGGTGCAGCAGGAAGGCAACGAGGTGGTGCTGCATTTCGTCGATGACGGCGGCGGGCTGGACCTGGCGCGCATCCGCGCGCGCGCGGTCGAGCGCTGCCTGCTGGCGCCGGACGACGACGCCAGCGAAGCGCGCCTGACCGAGCTGATCTTTGCGCCGGGCTTCTCCACTGCCGACGCGGTGTCGGAGCTGGCCGGCCGCGGCGTGGGCATGGACGTGGTGCGCGCCGAGACCGTGGCGCTGGGCGGACGCATCACGCTGGAGTCGAAGCCGGGGCAGGGCACCACCTTCACCGTACACCTGCCGCTGACCACGGCAATCACGCAGGTGCTGGTGATCTCGCTGGGCGCACGGCGCTATGCCGTGCCCAGTGGCATGATCGACCAGGTCCAGCAGCTGCGCGCCCCGGCGCTGCTGGATGCCTACAACCAGGGCCGCCTCACTGTGGCTGGCGCCGAGGTGCCGTTCTTCTACTTCGGCGCGCTGCTGGAGGAAGGCAACGCGGTCGCGGCCGGGCGCAAGTATTCGCCGGTGGTGTTGGTGCGCAGCGGCGCCGAGCGCGTGGCGGTGCATGTGGACGATGTGGTCGGCAACCGCGAAGTGGTGGTCAAGCACATCGGCCCGCACCTGGCGCGGCTGGAAGGCATTGCCGGCGCGACCACGCTGGGCGATGGCGAGATCGTGCTGATCTACAACCCGGTGGTGCTGGCGCAGCGCTTGGTGCGCGAACGCGGCCAGCTGGTGCCGCAGGCCTTGCCGCAGACGCCGGCGCTACCTGCCGTGCAGGCGCAGATGGGCGCGGTCGCGGAACTGGCGAGCGACGGCACCACCGAGCCGGTGCGTGGCCTGGCCGTGCAGCCGACCGTGATGGTGGTGGATGACTCGCTGACCGTGCGCAAGGCCACCCAGCGCCTGCTGGGCCGCGCCGGATACCAGGTGGTGCTGGCGCGCGACGGTGTGGATGCGCTCAAGCAACTGCAGGATGTCATGCCGGACGCCATGCTGGTCGACATCGAGATGCCGCACATGGACGGCTTCGACCTGACGCGCAACGTGCGCTCCGACGCGCGCACCGCGCATATGCCGCTGGTGATGATCACCTCGCGCACGGCCGACAAGCACCGCCGCTATGCCGAGGAGATCGGCGTCAACGTGTACCTGGGCAAGCCGTACAACGAGGATGAACTGCTGGGCACGCTGCATCGGTTGCTGGGTGAGCGGGCGGCCGGTACGGCAGGGTCGGTGGCGCAGATGCTGGGGGACGGCCAGGCGGGCTGA
- a CDS encoding methyl-accepting chemotaxis protein: MGFKKFSLGRRTPAAEAASGLAGGPGMAYAGGPESAPAPPSADGLGATPMEHVTRWLGRMPFSSQQRLLTVGVVVSLVALLGSVYLDNRIANNAAAQIEIAGDMLMHSQRLGKAVPVALLGNAQAFTQLRQSKDALAGDLKALQEGSDEKRVRATSGAAEPLLETAMQSWKRSEKSAADVLAQQPVLNTIGQTLQIFNASNPELLESAEQVAAIKLQSGANAREVAASAQLVMLTQRLGKNLNEFLAGEGVNPETAFLLGKDTNTFRETLDGLLNGSEALRLSAAADEETRGYLKQLSQRFEAVQKTTQTILQNLPGLIAAKRAQQQIFNDNEALRGELSALQRAYAQSARVRPVTLGATVVSAAMTLLCLVGLAALYLRDSRMRALEAEAREREAESRRLDEKRNNDNTQKAILQLMNELQDIADGDLTRQATVTEDITGAIADSVNYTVEELRELVGRVQQTAGEVTQASGQVQSTSTQLVSTTEEQSRQIRQTGESVVDMADRITQVSRGAAESANVARASLSAAEQGQQAVQNAIAGMNDIREQIQETSKRIKRLGESSQEIGEIVELISDITEQTNVLALNAAIQAASAGEAGRGFSVVAEEVQRLAERSGEATKQIGALIRTIQTDTQDAVHAMERSTQGVVEGARLSDNAGAALVEIGRVSRQLAELIEQISQSTSHEADLATTVARHIERILQVTEQTTTGTRQTAQSVRQLTLLTEELRNSVSRFKIA; this comes from the coding sequence ATGGGTTTCAAGAAATTCAGCCTGGGCCGGCGCACGCCGGCAGCCGAAGCAGCCAGCGGCCTGGCGGGCGGGCCCGGCATGGCCTATGCCGGCGGCCCGGAATCCGCACCGGCACCCCCATCCGCCGACGGCCTGGGCGCCACGCCAATGGAGCATGTCACGCGCTGGCTTGGGCGCATGCCGTTCTCGTCGCAGCAGCGGCTGCTGACGGTGGGCGTGGTGGTGTCGCTGGTGGCACTGCTTGGCTCGGTGTACCTGGACAACCGCATCGCCAACAACGCCGCCGCGCAGATCGAGATCGCCGGCGACATGCTGATGCACTCGCAGCGCCTGGGCAAGGCGGTGCCGGTGGCGCTGCTAGGCAATGCGCAGGCCTTCACGCAGCTGCGCCAGTCGAAAGACGCGCTGGCAGGCGACCTGAAGGCGCTGCAGGAAGGCAGCGACGAGAAGCGCGTGCGCGCCACCAGCGGCGCGGCCGAACCGCTGCTCGAGACCGCGATGCAATCGTGGAAGCGCTCCGAGAAAAGCGCCGCCGACGTGCTGGCGCAGCAGCCGGTGCTGAACACCATTGGCCAGACGCTGCAGATCTTCAACGCCTCCAACCCTGAGCTGCTGGAATCCGCCGAACAGGTCGCGGCAATCAAGCTGCAGTCCGGCGCCAACGCGCGCGAGGTGGCGGCCTCGGCGCAGCTGGTGATGCTGACGCAGCGCCTGGGCAAGAACCTGAACGAGTTCCTGGCCGGCGAAGGCGTCAACCCCGAAACCGCGTTCCTGCTGGGCAAGGACACCAACACCTTCCGCGAAACGCTGGACGGCCTGCTCAACGGCAGCGAGGCGCTGCGCCTGTCGGCGGCCGCCGACGAAGAAACGCGCGGCTACCTGAAGCAGCTGTCGCAGCGCTTTGAAGCGGTGCAGAAGACCACGCAGACCATCCTGCAGAATCTGCCGGGCCTGATTGCCGCCAAGCGCGCGCAACAGCAGATCTTCAACGACAACGAGGCGCTGCGCGGCGAGCTCTCGGCGCTGCAGCGTGCCTACGCGCAGTCGGCGCGCGTCCGCCCGGTGACGCTGGGCGCGACCGTGGTGTCGGCGGCCATGACGCTGCTGTGCCTGGTGGGCCTGGCGGCCCTGTACCTGCGCGATTCACGCATGCGCGCGCTGGAAGCCGAGGCGCGCGAGCGCGAGGCCGAGTCCCGCCGCCTGGACGAAAAGCGCAACAACGACAACACCCAGAAGGCGATTCTGCAGCTGATGAACGAGCTGCAGGACATCGCCGACGGCGACCTGACGCGCCAGGCCACGGTGACCGAGGACATCACCGGCGCCATTGCCGACTCGGTCAACTACACCGTGGAAGAACTGCGCGAGCTGGTCGGCCGGGTGCAGCAGACCGCCGGCGAGGTGACGCAGGCGTCGGGGCAGGTGCAGTCCACCTCGACCCAGCTGGTGTCAACCACCGAAGAGCAGTCGCGCCAGATCCGGCAGACCGGCGAATCGGTGGTGGACATGGCCGACCGCATCACGCAGGTGTCGCGCGGCGCGGCCGAGTCCGCCAACGTGGCGCGCGCCTCGCTGTCTGCCGCGGAGCAGGGCCAGCAGGCGGTGCAAAACGCCATCGCCGGCATGAACGATATCCGCGAGCAGATCCAGGAAACCTCCAAGCGCATCAAGCGCCTGGGCGAGTCGTCGCAGGAGATCGGTGAAATCGTCGAGCTGATCTCGGACATTACCGAGCAGACCAACGTGCTGGCACTGAACGCCGCCATCCAGGCCGCGTCCGCGGGCGAAGCCGGGCGCGGCTTCTCGGTGGTGGCCGAAGAAGTGCAGCGGCTGGCCGAACGCTCCGGCGAGGCCACCAAGCAGATCGGCGCGCTGATCCGCACCATCCAGACCGATACCCAGGACGCGGTGCACGCCATGGAGCGCAGCACGCAGGGCGTGGTGGAGGGGGCGCGGCTGTCGGACAACGCCGGTGCCGCACTGGTCGAGATTGGGCGCGTGTCGCGCCAGCTGGCCGAGCTGATCGAGCAGATCTCGCAGTCCACCTCACACGAGGCTGACCTGGCCACCACCGTGGCCCGCCATATCGAGCGCATCCTGCAGGTTACCGAGCAGACCACCACCGGCACGCGCCAGACCGCGCAGTCGGTGCGCCAGCTGACGCTGCTGACCGAAGAGCTGCGCAACTCCGTGTCGCGATTCAAGATCGCCTGA
- a CDS encoding MFS transporter, translated as MTTTAVSPGVSDAAFEDATYRKVSWRLVPFLLMCYVVAYLDRVNVGFAKLQMLNDLQFSETIYGLGAGIFFIGYFLFEVPSNVILHKVGARIWIARIMITWGAISAAMMFVTTPTMFYVLRFLLGIAEAGFFPGIILYLTYWYPANRRGRTTTYFMTAVALAGVIGGPLSGWIMQSFHGHNGWSGWQWMFLLEGIPSILVGLWVLAYLDDRIAHAKWLSPEEKALLERNIASEDAHKEDPPIRTVMSSPRVWLMSAIYFCFVMGLYGVSFWLPTIIKQTGVKGALDIGLLTAIPYGCAVVGMVLVAYSADRSGERRWHIALPALAGSLGLLLSVQWHSDTTLAMVALTLATIGILTTLPLFWSLPTSFLAGTGAAAGIALINSLGNLAGFLSPYAVGWLKDLTHSTDSGMYLLAACLVVGAALTLSVPKRLVSQK; from the coding sequence ATGACAACGACCGCAGTGAGCCCCGGCGTCAGCGACGCCGCCTTTGAAGACGCCACCTACCGCAAGGTCAGCTGGCGCCTGGTGCCCTTCCTCTTGATGTGCTACGTGGTGGCCTACCTGGACCGCGTCAACGTGGGCTTTGCCAAGCTGCAGATGCTCAACGACCTGCAGTTCAGCGAGACCATCTATGGCTTGGGCGCCGGCATCTTCTTTATCGGCTACTTCCTGTTCGAAGTGCCCAGCAACGTGATCCTGCACAAGGTGGGCGCGCGCATCTGGATCGCGCGCATCATGATCACCTGGGGCGCGATCTCGGCGGCGATGATGTTCGTCACCACGCCGACCATGTTCTACGTGCTGCGCTTCCTGCTGGGCATTGCCGAGGCAGGCTTCTTCCCCGGCATCATCCTGTACCTGACCTACTGGTACCCGGCCAACCGGCGCGGGCGCACCACCACCTACTTCATGACCGCGGTCGCGCTGGCAGGCGTAATCGGCGGGCCGCTGTCAGGCTGGATCATGCAGTCCTTCCACGGCCACAACGGCTGGTCCGGCTGGCAATGGATGTTCCTGCTCGAGGGCATTCCGTCGATCCTGGTGGGCCTGTGGGTGCTGGCCTACCTGGACGACCGCATCGCCCACGCCAAGTGGCTGTCGCCGGAAGAGAAGGCGCTGCTGGAGCGCAATATCGCCAGCGAGGATGCGCACAAGGAAGACCCGCCGATCCGCACCGTGATGTCCAGCCCGCGCGTCTGGCTGATGAGCGCGATCTACTTCTGCTTCGTGATGGGCCTGTACGGCGTCAGCTTCTGGCTGCCGACCATCATCAAGCAGACCGGCGTCAAGGGCGCGCTCGATATCGGCCTGCTGACCGCCATCCCCTATGGCTGCGCGGTGGTCGGCATGGTGCTGGTGGCCTACAGCGCAGACCGCAGCGGCGAGCGCCGCTGGCATATCGCGCTGCCCGCGCTGGCCGGTTCGCTGGGCCTGCTGCTGTCGGTGCAATGGCATAGCGACACCACGCTGGCAATGGTGGCGCTGACGCTGGCCACCATCGGCATCCTGACCACGCTGCCGCTGTTCTGGAGCCTGCCGACTTCCTTTCTGGCCGGCACTGGCGCGGCCGCGGGCATCGCGCTGATCAACTCGCTGGGCAACCTTGCTGGTTTCCTCAGCCCCTATGCGGTGGGCTGGCTCAAGGACCTGACCCACAGCACCGATTCGGGCATGTACCTGCTGGCCGCGTGCCTGGTGGTGGGCGCGGCGCTGACGCTGTCGGTGCCCAAGCGGCTGGTGAGCCAGAAATAA